GGCGCGCGCTGAAGGCAAAGGGCTGCGCCGTGCTGCGGGACGGGATCTACCTGCTTCCTTACACCGAAGAACGCGAGGGCATGTTGCGGGAACTCGCCGACGCCATCGCCGACAGCGGCGGCACGGCCCACCTGTTGCGAGCGCCCAGCCTCGACGCATCCCAGGAAGCCGAATTCCGCGCGTTGTTCGATCGTCGCGACGACTACGCAAACTTTGTCCGCACGCTTGCAGACGCGCGCAAGACCATCTCAGGTCAATCCGCCGCCGACCTGGCCCGGTTGCTGCGTCGGTTGCGCAGGGATTACGAGACGATCGTCGCGATCGACTATTTTCCTGACGATGCGGCAACGCGCGCGGAGGCCGCCTGGCAGGACTTCGTCGCGCTCGTCGATACAGTGCTGTCCCCCGGCGAGCCGCACCCCGTCCAACGGACCATCCGTCTGCTGCCGCTCGACGAGTACCAGGGCCGGACATGGGCCACCCGCCAGCGCCTGTGGGTCGATCGCGTGGCAAGCGCATGGCTGATCCGGCGCTTCATCGATCGGGACGCGCGCTTCATCTGGCTCACATCCCCGGATGCGTGTCCCACTGATGCACTGGGCTTTGACTTTGACGGTGCGGCCTTCACGCACGTCGGCGATCGCGTGACGTTCGAAGCATTGGTTGCCAGCTTTGGCCTTGACAAGGACCCGGCGCTGCTGCGGCTCGGTGAAATGGTTCACGCACTCGATGTCGGCGGAGCACCGGTGCCCGAGGCGGTCGGCTTTGAAGCGGTGATGGCCGGTGCACGCGAACGCGCGTCGGATGACGATCAACTGTTCGATGAAATGAGCCGCGTACTTGATTTGGTCTACACGCACTTTGTGGCGACCACAAAAAACGCCAACGCGGGGCTCCGTTCATGAACACCACCACAGCGATGGCGCCGGGCTATACCCTGGGCCAGATGATCCTGTACATGCTGCGACTTGGCGCGTTCGGGTTTGGCGGACCCGTGGCGCTCGTTGGCTATATGCACCGTGATCTGGTCGAGCGGCGTGGCTGGATCAGCGACGCCGATTACCGCGAGGGGCTGGCGTTGGCTCAAATGATGCCGGGGCCGCTCGCCGCGCAACTCGGGATTTATCTCGGCTTCGTGCACTACCGCGTCGTCGGCGCGACGTTGGTTGGTATCGCATTCGTGCTGCCTTCGTTCCTGATGGTCGTCGCGCTGGGTTGGGCCTACGCGCATTTCGGTGGGCTCTCCTGGATGCAGGCGGCCTTTTATGGCGTCGGCGCCGCCGTGGTCGGCATCATCGCGATGAGCGCGTACAAGCTGACGACGAAGACGATCGGGACAGACCGGCTCCTATGGGCGATCTATCTGACGCTTGCGGTGGTGACCGTCGTCACCGAGTCTGAAATCGCGTGGCTCTTTATCGCGGGCGGCCTGCTCAACTGGTTCCTGCGTGCTCCTCCGAAATGGCTCGGCAAGGGTGGGCTGAATGCGCTGGCAGCGACACAGGCGCCCGCTGTGAGCGGCGTCCTCAGCGGTCTGGATCTGCCACTGCTCGGCCAGATCGGCCTTTTCTTCACCAAGGCCGGCGCATTCGTGTTCGGCTCAGGGCTCGCGATCGTGCCGTTCCTCTATGGCGGCGTTGTGACCGAGCATCACTGGCTCAACGACAAGCAGTTCGTGGA
The sequence above is drawn from the Paraburkholderia sprentiae WSM5005 genome and encodes:
- a CDS encoding chromate resistance protein ChrB domain-containing protein — translated: METIATWSLLVLTLPTENATARMRFWRALKAKGCAVLRDGIYLLPYTEEREGMLRELADAIADSGGTAHLLRAPSLDASQEAEFRALFDRRDDYANFVRTLADARKTISGQSAADLARLLRRLRRDYETIVAIDYFPDDAATRAEAAWQDFVALVDTVLSPGEPHPVQRTIRLLPLDEYQGRTWATRQRLWVDRVASAWLIRRFIDRDARFIWLTSPDACPTDALGFDFDGAAFTHVGDRVTFEALVASFGLDKDPALLRLGEMVHALDVGGAPVPEAVGFEAVMAGARERASDDDQLFDEMSRVLDLVYTHFVATTKNANAGLRS